A segment of the Streptomyces pactum genome:
ACGGTGGCGGTGACCTGGAACGTCTCTCCCGCCACCGCCTTCGCCGGGCGCCTGCCGTACTCCACCACCGGGTGGACGTCCCGTACCGGGATACGTCCGATGCCCACGGTCGCACTCATCCGTTCTCACCTCCGCCGTGCTCGGGGCCGGGCCGCAGCCCGGCCGTTCGGGTCAAGCCGCGCCGGAGGGGGTCTTCCGCCCCGCCGGGGAGAGCCGGTCCACCTGTTCCTGCGGATGGGTGACCAGGTTCGTTCGCAGATACCGTTCGGCGGCATCCGCGGCCTCGCGTGCGCACCGCTTTCCCATCAGTACGCACAGGGTGTAGCCGGAGTCCTCGAAGGTGGACCGGACGCCCACGTCCGCCGGCGACGCGAGCATCGAGCGTTCCCAGGCGCGGTAACGCCTAAGCTGCCGGGCGACTTCGCTCTTCGCGGGAAGCAGCATGGCCCTTCACCTTCCGGACGGTCCGGGGGTACGGACGATGGAGTTCTTCACACATGGTGCACGGGCGGTGACGCGCCGTCTTGTTGGATCTTCAACCGCTTTCTCGTGTTGCACGAATGGGCTACCGCTCCCACTCTGGAGTGACTCAGGAGCGATCAGTGCTCACGCTTCGTGATTCGGGGAGCTCGCCCCCCAAGGGGCGAGGAGGAGCGAGAGCTTTCGCGGTGAGGAGCCACGACGATGAAGACCGCAGTGCCCTGCTACTACCACCTCGATGTGGAAGTGAGCCCGGAACGGGTCGGACAGGTCAGGCGCATCCTGGCCGCTCACCTCCGGTTCTGGAACCTGGAGAACCTCGTCGAACCCGTCTGCTCGGGCGCCGAAATGCTGCTTCGGGCGATCGACGAGCACGCGAGCGACAAGAACACGTCGATCGAGATGTGGTGGAACCACCAGCACCTCATCACGGCCGTGGGGGGCAACGACCACGCGCTCCGTCCCGACCAGGACCTGCGCACCTGCCTCCAGCACCTCGCCGCCACCAGCGACGGCTGGGGCTGCTGCGCCGCCGACACCGGGGCCAAGGTCATCTGGTTCTCGCAGCGTGCCCGGGCCGGCGCACGCGTCCCGCTGGTGGCGACGGCGCCGGAGCCGATCACCCAGGAGGGGCTGGAGGTGCCACGCGAGATCACGCCGGTGGCCCGACTGGCCGGACCGGCCAGTAGGTCGAACGGCGTTCTGGAGGAGGCCCGGTGACCCGCGCCCGGCCGAACTGGAAGGGGTCGCCCGTGTGGAGCGGGCACCCCTACCCGCTGGGGGCCGTGTACGACGGACAGGGCACCAATTTCGCACTGTTCAGCGAGGTCGCCGAACGGGTCGACCTCGTCCTCGTCGACGACGACGGCACCCACGGCACCGTCCCGCTGCCCGAGGTCGACGGCTTCGTCTGGCACTGCTACCTGCCCGGCGTCGGCCCGGGGCAGCGCTACGGCTACCGGGTCCACGGTCCGTGGGCCCCGGCCGTGGGCCACCGGTGCAATCCGGCGAAGCTGCTCCTCGACCCGTACACCCGGGCCGTGGACGGGCTGGTGGACAACCACGCCTCCCTCTTCGAACGGGCCAAGAGCAGGGCCGACCCGGGGGACAGCGCCGGGCACACCATGCTCGGCGTGGTCACCGACCCGTTCTTCGACTGGGGCGACGACCGCCCGCCCAGGCGCCCGTACTCGGAGAGCGTGATCTACGAGGCCCACGTGCGCGGCCTGACCCGCACCCACCCGGACGTGCCCGAGGAGCTGCGCGGCACCTACGCCGGACTGGCGCACCCCGCCGTCGTGGAGCACCTGACGTCCCTCGGCGTGACCGCCGTGGAGCTGATGCCGGTGCACCAGTTCGTGCACGACGGCGTCCTCCAGGACCGGGGCCTTTCCAACTACTGGGGCTACAACACCATCGGCTTCTTCGCGCCCCACAACGGCTACGCCGCCCTCGGCACCCGCGGCCAGCAGGTCACCGAGTTCAAGTCGATGGTCAAGACCCTGCACGAGGCCGGCCTCGAAGTGATCCTCGACGTGGTCTACAACCACACCGCCGAGGGCAACGAGAAGGGCCCCACCCTCTCCTTCCGCGGCATCGACAACGCCTCGTACTACCGCCTGGTGGACGGCGACTGGCAGCACTACTACGACACCACCGGCACCGGCAACAGCCTGCTGATGCGGCACCCCTACGTGCTCCAGCTCATCATGGACTCGCTGCGCTACTGGGTCACCGAGATGCACGTCGACGGCTTCCGCTTCGACCTCGCCGCCACCCTGGCCCGGCAGTTCCACGAGGTGGACCGGCTGTCGGCGTTCTTCGACCTCATCCAGCAGGACCCGGTGATCAGCCGCGTCAAGCTGATCGCCGAGCCCTGGGACGTGGGCGAGGGCGGCTACCAGGTCGGCAACTTCCCGCAACTGTGGTCCGAGTGGAACGGCATGTACCGCGACGCGGTACGGGACTTCTGGCGCGGCGAGGAGCACACGCTCGGCGAGTTCGCCTCCAGGCTGACCGGCTCCTCCGACCTGTACCAGCACAGCCGGCGCCGCCCCCGCGCCAGCGTCAACTTCGTGACCGCGCACGACGGGTTCACCCTGCGCGACCTCGTCTCCTACAACGACAAGCACAACGAGGCCAACGGCGAGGGCAACCGGGACGGCGAGAGCCACAACCGGTCCTGGAACTGCGGCGCGGAGGGCGAGACGAAGGACCCGGCCGTACGGGAGCTGCGCGGCCGCCAGCAGCGCAACTTCCTCGCCACGCTCCTGCTCTCGCAGGGCATCCCGATGCTCTGCCACGGCGACGAACTGGGCCGCACCCAGCGGGGCAACAACAACGCCTACTGCCAGGACAACGACATCTCCTGGGTCGACTGGCGGCTGAACGGCGAACAGCGCGCGCTGCTGGACTTCACCCGGCGCGTCATCGCGCTGCGGGCCGGCCACCCCGTCCTGCGCCGGCGCCGCTACTTCCGGGGCGACACCCCCACCCGCGCGGACCAGCCGCTGCCCGACCTGGTGTGGCTGCTCCCGGACGCGCGGGAGATGACCGACGACGACTGGCAGCGCTCCGACGCGCACGCCGTCGGCGTCTTCCTCAACGGAGACGCCATCGCCGAACCCGACCCGTGCGGCCGGCCGGTCCAGGACGACTCCTTCCTGCTGCTGTTCAACAGCCACTGGGAGCCGGCCGACTTCCGGCTGCCCGACGCCACCTACGGGGAGCGCTGGGCGACCCTGATCGACACGGCCGATCCCGAGGGCGTCCCCGACGAGGCGGAGCACAAGGCGGGCACCGTGGTGACCGTCGAACAGCGCAGTCTGTTGCTGCTCTCCCGGCCCTCCCGCACCGGCCGGTGAACGGCCCGTGAGGTCAGCCCAGGCGGCGCGCGGTCACCGTGAACTGCGCGCCGTCGGCGTCCCGGAGCACGGCCTCGTCACCGCCCAGCGACAGCACACTGCCACCGTGGCGCTCGGCGGCGCGGGCGCAGGCCGCGACGTCCTGGACCGCGAAGTGGACCTGCCAGTGCGGCCGGATGGCCGGGTCGGGCGCGGCTCCCAGCGCGCCCGACTCGATGCGCGCCACCACGTCCCCCTGGTTGCGCAGCACCACCTCGTCGCCCTCGTACCGGACCTCGCAGCAGCCGTTGGGCCCCGACGCCCAGTCGAAGATCTCGCCGTAGAAGATGGCGGAGTCGAAGGCGTCCCGCGTGTGCAGCCGGATGAACGCGGGGCGCGAGGTGCGCCAGGTCTCCCAGTCCGAGAACAGCTCGCCCTCCCAGATCCCGAAGGTCGCGCCGTCCCGGTCGGCCAGCAGGGCCGCCCGTCCGGGCGGGAGGGAGATCGGCCCGACCGCTGCGGTGCCCCCGCGCTCCTGCGCCCGCGACACGGCCTCGTCCGCGCTGCGCACGGCGAAGTACGGCGTCCACGCCACCGCCATCTGCCACATCGCGGCGACCGCGGCGATACCCGCGACCGGTGCCCCGTCGACCAGGGCGATCCGGAAGGGTTCGCCCAGCTTGGCGGGGCGCCACTGCCAGCCCAGTACGGCGGAGTAGAACTCCTCGGTGGCCTTCAGGTCACGGCTGGTCAGGCTCACCCAGCAGGGGGCCCCGTACACGGAGTGGGTGGAAAGAAGGCTCTCCTGGCCGGCGGGGGAGGTCATGTCGTGGTTCATGGCAGTCGCGTCCTGGTCTCGTCCACCGGCAGTCACCGGCTCCACACCAGTGTCCGGCCGGGAGTGCGGCGGGCGCCTGCCGAGTACCCCGGCCGCCACGCCGAAACGGTGGCGGACCAGGCCCGGCCGGCCCAGTGGCGCGAGGATGCGCGGGTGGCGACGATGGATGCGTCGGAACGGTACCGCACGGCACAGGTGGCGGGGACCCGCCGGATCCGGAGGTGACCATGCCCACGGACTCGGGCTCGGACCAGATCGGCTCGGACCAGATCTTCCAGTTGCAGGAGCAGGTCCGGCAGCTCAAGGAGGCGGTCGTCTCGCACGCCGTCGTCGACCAGGCGATCGGGATGGTCGTCGTCCTCGGCAGGGTGACGCCGGACGAGGGGTGGATCGTACTGAAGGAAGTTTCCCAGCATACGAACATCAAACTCCGCAATGTGGCGGAAATGATACTCATCTGGGGGCGCACCGGAGTGATGCCGCCGGGAATCCGGGCCGCCCTCGAGGACTCCCTGGACCGCCACGGCCCCGTACAGATCCCCGGCGAGCCGCCCGAGCGCTGAGACCGCGCGCCGGAACCGTCTCAGCGGATCTCCGCGAGGATCTCGTCGCGGATCCGGTCGAAGCAGCCGCTGAGCAGCCGGGAGACGTGCATCTGGGAGATGCCGAGCTGCTGCGCGATGCGGCTCTGCGTCATCCCGCCGAAGAAGCGCAGGTAGAGGATGGTGCGCTCGCGTTCGGGCAGCGCCTCCAGACAGGGCCGGACGGCCACCCGGTCCACGACCGCGTCGAAGGCCGGATCCGGCCCGCCGAGCGCGTCCCCGAGCGCGTACCCGTCGGTCCCCGGCATCTCCGCCTCCAGCGAGAGGGCGGAGAAGCACTCCAGCGCCTCCATGCCGGTACGGACCTCGACCGTGGTGAGCTGCGCGTGGTCGGCGATCTCCTCGATCGT
Coding sequences within it:
- a CDS encoding DUF5133 domain-containing protein; this encodes MLLPAKSEVARQLRRYRAWERSMLASPADVGVRSTFEDSGYTLCVLMGKRCAREAADAAERYLRTNLVTHPQEQVDRLSPAGRKTPSGAA
- the glgX gene encoding glycogen debranching protein GlgX, which produces MTRARPNWKGSPVWSGHPYPLGAVYDGQGTNFALFSEVAERVDLVLVDDDGTHGTVPLPEVDGFVWHCYLPGVGPGQRYGYRVHGPWAPAVGHRCNPAKLLLDPYTRAVDGLVDNHASLFERAKSRADPGDSAGHTMLGVVTDPFFDWGDDRPPRRPYSESVIYEAHVRGLTRTHPDVPEELRGTYAGLAHPAVVEHLTSLGVTAVELMPVHQFVHDGVLQDRGLSNYWGYNTIGFFAPHNGYAALGTRGQQVTEFKSMVKTLHEAGLEVILDVVYNHTAEGNEKGPTLSFRGIDNASYYRLVDGDWQHYYDTTGTGNSLLMRHPYVLQLIMDSLRYWVTEMHVDGFRFDLAATLARQFHEVDRLSAFFDLIQQDPVISRVKLIAEPWDVGEGGYQVGNFPQLWSEWNGMYRDAVRDFWRGEEHTLGEFASRLTGSSDLYQHSRRRPRASVNFVTAHDGFTLRDLVSYNDKHNEANGEGNRDGESHNRSWNCGAEGETKDPAVRELRGRQQRNFLATLLLSQGIPMLCHGDELGRTQRGNNNAYCQDNDISWVDWRLNGEQRALLDFTRRVIALRAGHPVLRRRRYFRGDTPTRADQPLPDLVWLLPDAREMTDDDWQRSDAHAVGVFLNGDAIAEPDPCGRPVQDDSFLLLFNSHWEPADFRLPDATYGERWATLIDTADPEGVPDEAEHKAGTVVTVEQRSLLLLSRPSRTGR
- a CDS encoding VOC family protein, with amino-acid sequence MNHDMTSPAGQESLLSTHSVYGAPCWVSLTSRDLKATEEFYSAVLGWQWRPAKLGEPFRIALVDGAPVAGIAAVAAMWQMAVAWTPYFAVRSADEAVSRAQERGGTAAVGPISLPPGRAALLADRDGATFGIWEGELFSDWETWRTSRPAFIRLHTRDAFDSAIFYGEIFDWASGPNGCCEVRYEGDEVVLRNQGDVVARIESGALGAAPDPAIRPHWQVHFAVQDVAACARAAERHGGSVLSLGGDEAVLRDADGAQFTVTARRLG
- a CDS encoding ANTAR domain-containing protein; this encodes MPTDSGSDQIGSDQIFQLQEQVRQLKEAVVSHAVVDQAIGMVVVLGRVTPDEGWIVLKEVSQHTNIKLRNVAEMILIWGRTGVMPPGIRAALEDSLDRHGPVQIPGEPPER